TGGGGGCTGAATTATTCCACCCCCGCGGCCGCGGGGATGCGCGGCGCGGGTATTGCCCCGCCGGTGCAGCGGGTGATACCCGCGAGGTCCTTGCGGCCTTGCACCTGGATAAAGCCGCTTTCCTGCATCAAGGCCTGGACCTGGCTGGCCTGGTCGTGGCCGTGTTCCAGCAGCAGCCAGCCGCCCGGGCGCAGGCGCGCCGGCGCCTGACCGACGATGGCGCGGATGTCGGCCAGCCCGTCCGCGCCGCTCACCAGCGCCATGCGCGGCTCGTGCGTGAGCGCCGCCAGGTGCGGGTCGCCCTCCGCAACGTAGGGCGGGTTGCTGACGATGAGGTCAAAGCATTCGGCCACGCCCTCAAGCCAGTGGCCGTGGCGCAGGTGCAAGGGCAGGGCGAGCGCCTGCGCATTGGCCCGCGCGAGCGCCAGCGCCGCCTCGCTCGCGTCCACCGCGCTCACCTGGGCGTCGGGGCGCCGCGCCTTGAGCGCCAGGGCGATCGCCCCGCTGCCCGTGCCCAGGTCGATGGCATGCGGCGCAGACAGGGGCGCCAGGACTTCAAGCGCCCAATCGACCAGGGTTTCGGTGTCGGGGCGCGGATCGAGCACGCGCTCGTCCACGGCCAGGTCCAGCCCATAAAAGGCCTTGCGGCCGGTGAGATAGGCCACGGGTTCGCCCTGCAGGCGGCGCTGGACGAACCCGGCAAAGGCGATCTGCGCACCAGCGGGCAGCGCGTCGTCATCGTGGGCGATCAGCCAAGCGCGGTCGTGCGCGGCGCGGCCCAGCGCATGCAGCAGCAGCATTTGCGCGTCGATGCGCGCCAGGCCTTGGGCCTGGGCTTGCTGCAGGGCGAAGCGCATGGTGGTGGTGCTGCTCATTGTATTGGTAGCTGCCAGCGCTTGTCGGGCAAGGGCTGGAGCCGTATTTGGCTCAATTTTCTTCCAGCTCCGCCAGCAGCTCGGCCTCGCGCGCGCTGCGCAGGGCTTCGAGCACCTCGCCCAGGTCGCCGTCCATCACCATCTGCAGCTTGTAGAGCGTGAGGTTGATGCGGTGGTCGGTAAGCCGCCCCTGCGGGAAGTTGTAGGTGCGGATGCGATCAGACCGGTCGCCGCTGCCCACCAGGCCCTTGCGCAGCGCCGCTTCCTTCGCGGCGCGTTCGCTGCGCTCCTTTTCCTGGATGCGCGCCTGCAGCACGCGTAGCGCCTGCGCCTTGTTGGCGTGCTGGCTGCGCCCGTCCTGGCATTCGGCGACGATGCCGGTGGGCAGGTGCACCACGCGCACGGCGGAGTCGGTCTTGTTGATGTGCTGGCCACCCGCGCCGCTGGCGCGGAAGGTGTCGATGCGCAGATCGGCGGGGTTGAGCGTGATGGCCTCGTGTTCGTCGGGTTCGGGCATGACGGCGACGGTGCAGGCGCTGGTGTGGATGCGTCCCTGGGTTTCCGTCACCGGCACGCGCTGCACGCGGTGGCCGCCCGATTCAAAGCGCAGCCAGCCGAAGACCTGCTCGCCCTCGATGCGCAGCACCACCTCCTTGTAGCCGCCCAGCTCACTTTCGTGCGCGCTCATCACCTCCACGCGCCAGCCGACGTTGGCGGCATGGCGGGTGTACATGCGCGCGAGGTCGGCGGCGAACAGGGCGGATTCATCACCGCCGGTGCCGGCGCGGATTTCAAGGAAGGCGTTGCGCTCGTCTTCCGGGTCCCTGGGCAGCAGCAGGCGCTGCAGCTCGGATTCGAGCTGGGTCAGCTCGGTCTGCGCGCCATCGATTTCGTCCTGCGCCATCTCGGCCATTTCAGGGTCGTCCAGCAGCGCCTGGGCGGCCTGGGCATCGGCCTCGCGCTGCAGGTAGCGGGACCAGCGACTGGTGACGGCGCTGACTTCGGCATGCTCGCGCGAGAGCGTGCGGTACTGCTGCATGTCGCCCATGATGTCTTCGCGCGAGAGCAGGAAGTCCAGCTCCTTGAGGCGCTCGGCGTGGCGTTCCAGCTGGTGGCGGAGAAAGGGTTTCATCGAAAGCGGAAAGATGGTTTGCTACTTCTTGAGTAGCTGGCAGCGCTTGCTGCGCAAGGGCTGGAGGCGGATTTGGCTTGAAATCCGCTACAGCCCGTTCTGGCTGCGGCTGGAGCGCAGGAACAGGCGCGATACCGTCTCGGCGGTGTGGCTGCGGGTTTCGGCGTCGCCGGCGCGCAGCTCGGCCATGGCGCCGTGCAGCATCTTCTGCGTGAGGCCGCGCGAGAGCGCCTCGAGCACGCTGTCCACGTCCTGCCCCTTGGCCAGGAGCTTCTTGGCGCGGGCGATCTCCTGCGCGCGCCAGTCGTCGGCCTGCGCATGCAACTGCTGGATCAGAGGCACCACCGCGCTGGCGCCGTCGGCGCCCTTGCGCAGGTCCATCCAGTGCATGAAGCCCTGCACGCCCACGTCGATGATGGCCTCGGCCTGGGCCACGGCCGCCTCGCGCTGGGCCTGGCCGCTGTGCACCACGCCGGCGAGGTCGTCCACCGTGTAGAGGTAGACGTCGGGCACCTGCTTGACCTCGGGTTCGATGTCGCGCGGCACCGCCAGGTCCACCATGAAGATGGGGCGGTGGCGGCGTTTCTTCAGCGCGCGCTCGATCGCGCCCAGGCCGATGATGGGCAGCTGGCTGGCGGTGCAGCTGATGACCGCGTCGAATTCGTGCAGGTGCTCGGGCAGGTCGGCCAGGCGCATCACGCTGGCGTCAAAGCGCGTGGCGAGCTTCTCGCCGCGCTCCAGCGTGCGGTTGGCGATGGCGATCTGCCGGGGCTTGCGCGCCGCGAAGTGGGTGGCGCACAGCTC
This portion of the Comamonas flocculans genome encodes:
- the prmC gene encoding peptide chain release factor N(5)-glutamine methyltransferase; this encodes MSSTTTMRFALQQAQAQGLARIDAQMLLLHALGRAAHDRAWLIAHDDDALPAGAQIAFAGFVQRRLQGEPVAYLTGRKAFYGLDLAVDERVLDPRPDTETLVDWALEVLAPLSAPHAIDLGTGSGAIALALKARRPDAQVSAVDASEAALALARANAQALALPLHLRHGHWLEGVAECFDLIVSNPPYVAEGDPHLAALTHEPRMALVSGADGLADIRAIVGQAPARLRPGGWLLLEHGHDQASQVQALMQESGFIQVQGRKDLAGITRCTGGAIPAPRIPAAAGVE
- the prfA gene encoding peptide chain release factor 1; this translates as MKPFLRHQLERHAERLKELDFLLSREDIMGDMQQYRTLSREHAEVSAVTSRWSRYLQREADAQAAQALLDDPEMAEMAQDEIDGAQTELTQLESELQRLLLPRDPEDERNAFLEIRAGTGGDESALFAADLARMYTRHAANVGWRVEVMSAHESELGGYKEVVLRIEGEQVFGWLRFESGGHRVQRVPVTETQGRIHTSACTVAVMPEPDEHEAITLNPADLRIDTFRASGAGGQHINKTDSAVRVVHLPTGIVAECQDGRSQHANKAQALRVLQARIQEKERSERAAKEAALRKGLVGSGDRSDRIRTYNFPQGRLTDHRINLTLYKLQMVMDGDLGEVLEALRSAREAELLAELEEN
- the hemA gene encoding glutamyl-tRNA reductase; its protein translation is MAVWTLGINHHTAPLDLRGRFAFAMDQIAPALQGLRASLGTQGRPVETALLSTCNRTEVYCAADLLVPEHTLHWLAARGGLSVQQLQPHAYLHQGDGAARHAFRVASGLDSMVLGEAQILGQMKNAVRAAEGAGALGSTLNQLFQRSFAVAKEVRTSTDIGAHSISMAAAAVRLAGQLFEDLAQIRVLFVGAGEMIELCATHFAARKPRQIAIANRTLERGEKLATRFDASVMRLADLPEHLHEFDAVISCTASQLPIIGLGAIERALKKRRHRPIFMVDLAVPRDIEPEVKQVPDVYLYTVDDLAGVVHSGQAQREAAVAQAEAIIDVGVQGFMHWMDLRKGADGASAVVPLIQQLHAQADDWRAQEIARAKKLLAKGQDVDSVLEALSRGLTQKMLHGAMAELRAGDAETRSHTAETVSRLFLRSSRSQNGL